The nucleotide sequence AGCGCTGGTTTCATACGTACCTGAACACTTATCTTGCATGTAATAAACATGATCAAAAAGCTATTCATACAGTACACATCTCTCCGTTAATTTATCAATAAGTTTTTTATCTACTTGGAACCAAAGATTACAATATCTTATAGCTTATTGTTTACACCTGTTTCAGCATAAAAATTATTGTGGGGCTTGATTTTATATCTATCACTACACATAATAGGTTTTAGTATAAATTAGTAATATGCATCCAATCATATACTTGCTTAATCTGCTACTTGATTTTTACAGCTTCATTCTAATATGCTCAGTTGTTCTGGATTTGTTGATTAAATTGAATGTGGTTAACATGTATAATGAAGTTGTAAGCAAAATAATGCAAACTTTAAACCGACTTACCCATCCTCCACTAAAGGTTATCAGAAGGTATATACAACCATTCAATGGATTAGATTTATCCGTGATGATATTGATAATAGCAATTCACTTTGTAAAATATACAATTACTTATTACTTTAAGTAGATGTTAAAAAAACAGCTAAAATCAGCGATATACCTGTCACTTTTAATGTATATATATATATCGATTTTTAGCTATAATTATCAAGATCCATCCTTAAATACAGCTACAAATGAGAAAGTAACAAATTTAGGTGGAATAGTAGGTTCATATTTAGCTGATATATTAGTTCAATTTTTGGGACTCGCTAGTATTACAATAGCTACAACCATAGTTTACTTTTTGATATCAAAAAGGTTGTTGAAGATTCTCTATTTAGTATTAATCAATTTGGGAATATGCTCTACATTAGAGCAACTTTCGCTCAGCACCACTGCAAGGTATATGCACAGTGGAATAGTCGGCAATACTCTAATTGGCCACTGCCCGTTTTATGTATTCACGGTAGTAGCGTCGATAGGTATTGTAGGATTGGTTGGTTGGAAGAGAACAGTTTATTCTTTACTTTTCCTATGCAAAAAAATAGCTTCCTTTTTTCCAAAGATCTTGTTTTTCAGATTACGTAAAACTACTGATTATTCAATAGCACCGTTAGTATTAGAAGAAAAATATAGAACCACTAGACAACAACCAAAAGAAAGACAGAAAAAAGCTACCGAAGAGATTTTTAAACCACCTTCTAGCGAGTTTGAGTTTCCAAGCATTCACTTACTTTCTAAAGTAGAAGAATCTGTGCAGAGAAAACAGTTGAATGCATTAGAGAGCAATAAGAATTTATCTTTGCTGGAGCAGGTCCTGAGTGATTTTGGCGTGCAAGGAAAAATTATAAGTGTATGTTATGGACCGGTTGTGACTTTATATAAACTTGAACCACAAGCCGGCACAAAATCTGCAAGAGTGATTGGCCTTGCGGATGATATTGCACGTTCGATGAGTGCACTCTCTGCACGTATTTCAATAATTCGTGGGCAAAATGCTATGGGAATAGAGTTGCCGAACAAGGAGAGAGAGATTGTGATGCTGCGTGATTTACTTGAATCGCCAGAATACCAAAATGCAAACTTAAATCTTCCAATTGCACTTGGCAAGGAAATAAGCGGAAAGCCAGTTATTGCAGATTTGACTAAAATGCCCCACTTGCTTGTTGCCGGGACTACGGGGTCAGGAAAATCAGTTGCGATTAACACGATGATTCTATCGCTCGTTTATCGATTAAGTCCTGATGAATGCAAGATGATAATGATCGACCCCAAAATGCTCGAGCTTTCAATATATGATGCAATACCGCATCTAATAACGCCAGTGGTAACAGAGCCAAAAAAAGCTGTTATTGCTCTTAAGTGGATAGTGAAAGAGATGGAAAATCGCTATCGCATGATGTCATATTTAAATGTGCGCAATGTAATAAACTATAATCAAAAAATTACAGAAGCGATGAATAGCGGAATAGAGTTGGAGCGCGTTGTACAGATTGGGTTTAACTCAACAACGGGTAAACCTTTATTTGAAAAAATACCACTTAAAATGGAGACATTTCCGTATATTGTGGTGATCGTAGATGAAATGGCAGATTTAATGCTTGTTGCTGGCAAAGATATAGAATGCTCTATTCAACGTTTAGCTCAGATGGCTCGTGCTGCAGGAATACACATCATAATGGCAACACAACGCCCATCTGTAGATGTAATAACAGGTGTGATAAAAGCAAACTTTCCAACGAGAATTAGTTTTGCTGTTACTTCTAAGATAGATAGCCGTACAATACTTGGTGAACAAGGGGCTGAACAATTGCTCGGTATGGGTGATATGCTTTATATGGCCTCTGGTGGTAAGATTATTCGAGTTCACGGTCCATTTGTAAGTGATGATGAGGTGCAAAATATAGTTGATCATCTGAAAACGCAAGGTGAGCCAAACTACATGGAGGAAATCACTCAAGAAGATGAAAATTCTTTCTCGGAATCAGAAGGTGAAACAGAAGATGAAGAGAACGATCTATACAAGCAAGCAGTGACCATCATTCAGAGAGATCAAAAGGTTTCAACTAGTTACATTCAAAGGCAGCTTAGAATAGGCTATAATAGAGCTGCAAATATTGTTGAAAGAATGGAGAAAGAAGGTATTGTCAGCGCTCCGAGTTACTCAGGAAAGAGAGAGATATTGGTAGAATAATCGCTAACTTAAACCAAGGAAAGTTATTTTAAGATCAATAGATCTCTTGCATAACTGGAATTCAAAAGTTCCAGCGCATGACCAGATATTTCTTATTGGATCCCAGTTGTATAGTGTTTAATACTAAATTAACTACTAAAAACGTACAATAGTAATATATTAATTAGCTAGGGGGTTAAAAATGGGTATAACCAAATTTGTATTCGGTTTTGATAAATTGGATGTAACAGCATTGCAGGAAAGTCAAAATATTGATGCTAAAAAGTTTCAAGAAGTATTTAGCGCATTAAAAGAATGGCAAGAAGCTCAAAAGATAGATGCTAAACAGTTTGAAGAGGTATTTAGTGCATTAAAAGAGTGGCAAGAAGCTCAAAAGATAGATGTTGAGCAATTTGAAAAAGTTTTTGGTGCATTAGAAGATAAGATTGGTACTGAGCAGTTTCAAGCTATGCAAGAGCACTTAAGCGGCTTGCAAGAAAAATTTACAGGCTTAGAAGAAAAAGTAGAAACATTTGCAGACATGGTAGGTGGGCAAGAACAAGCAATACTAACTTGTGCCATAGTCAGTGCTGTTGCTGCAATAGCGGTAACTAGTTTTGTTGCATTCTGTATCTATCAAGGAGTTAAATCTGAAAGGGAAGGAAAAAGAGACTTGTCTCAAGATAAACCAAATGGGAAGTTTAGTAATGTAGGTGATACCGAAAAACTGAATAATAATTTACAACAAGTAGGAGTGTAATGCTCTTCTTGAAAAGGTGTTACGTAAAATTTGTAACACCTTAAACTTTCTTTAGATTTTGCAGGTTTTGGTAGTAAATTTTTTAGAAAGATGTTTGTATTATAAAGTTGGTAGAGATTCTGATTTACTTGAAGTTTGTTAATTGGTATCTTTTAAAGCACAATATTCACTATAGTATGCTTAAGATCTTTTCTAAAGTTTTATTTATATTAATATTTTTGGTTTCTAGTTTCTTTACTGTACATAATGTTGAAGCTAAGTCTAAAGTGAAGCTTAGTAAAAGGTACACACCTCCTGGTAATCCTGGTGGTACAAATTTTCATGCAGATGAGGAATTTGCTGATTCATATAAACTATATGAAAAGCGTAGGGAGATTCTCAAGAAAAGAAAGTTACAAGGTCAAACTAATGTTAACGTAAATAAAGAAGATCTAATCAAAAAATTAAAAGAAAAAAAAATTGCTAGCCTTGATAACGAGCCAAACAACGTGGGAGCTTGCATAGTTGAAGATGGGGAGGATGCTATGATCAATCAGCATGGTATTAATCTTGCACGTTTAAAGGGTGCTGTATTTATAGATCAAGAGCCAGTTTCTCAGTATGAAGGTAAGCAGCATAAAAAAAGTGAACAACAAAAAGGGAAAAAAGTTACTTCAACACGAGAAAAAAAAGTTTCCCCTATAAATGTTACTATAAAAGAAACTCCATCAAGAAGAACGTGCTCTCATGATTCTATTACTGATCTAAATAGAACACCACAGCATAGTTTAAATGGTTCAAGTTCATTTGGCAGTGTAGTTGACACAGTAAAATAGTGTCACGATTAATAATATGCTAGATAGAGACCTGACATTGAGTGATGATGCATATGAGTCATCGCCGGTTTCCAGGCATAAAACTCATACTGTAAAAGTTGGACAAGTGAAGATAGGTGGAAATAATCCTATAGTTGTTCAATCCATGGCACTTGGTGCACATATAGATTCTGACAACATAAAAAGCAGTGCTCAGAAATATGCAAAAGAAGTAATAGAACTAGCGCATGCAGGTTCAGAATTGGTGCGAATTGCTTTGAACTCAGAGGAAGTAGCAAAAGCAATACCTTATATAGTAGAGGAAATAAATAAAGAAGGCTTTGATGGTAAAATATTAGTAGGCTGTGGACAATATGAGCTCTACAGGCTGATTCAGGATTATCCAGACAACATTAAAATTTTGGGTAAAATTAGGATAAATCCAGGTAATATAGGCTTTGGTGATAAACGTGATGAAAAATTTGAAAAAATTATAGAGTATGCAATAACGCATGATCTTCCTGTCAGAATTGGAGTAAATTGGGGTAGTCTTGATAAGTACCTTTCACAAAAATTAATGGATGAAAACTCCTTGTCTAGTAATCCAAAAACTTCTGATGTTATATTACGTAAGACGCTTGTAATGTCTGCTCTTGGTAGTGCAAAAAAAGCTGAAAAGATTGGCCTTAATGCAGAGAAAATAATCATTTCATGTAAAGTCAGTAGAGTGCAAGATTTAATTTTAGTTTATACTGCACTTGCAAAATCTTCCAATTATGCGCTGCATTTGGGTTTAACCGAAGCTGGTATGGGTAATAAAGGCATAATAAATACCACAGCAGGGCTTACTTATTTATTGCAAAATGGTATTGGAGACACTATCCGGGCTTCTTTAACTCAGCGCCCTGGTGAATCACGCACTAATGAGGTGGTAGTATGTCAGGAAATACTACAGTCTATAGGTTTACGTCACTTTAACCCTCAGGTGAGTTCATGTCCTGGTTGTGGACGCACAAGTGGCGATCGTTTTCGTAGATTAACTGAGGAAATAAATGACTACATAAAAACTCATATGCCGATATGGAAGAAAAAGAATCCTGGTGTAGAGTATATGAGCGTTGCTGTTATGGGATGTATAGTAAATGGTCCTGGAGAAAGCAAACATGCAAATCTGGGGATCAGCCTTCCTGGATACGGAGAAAAACCTGTTTCAGCAGTCTACAAAGACGGCAAATATTTCAAAACTTTACAAGGTGATAATATTTTTGAAGAATTTAAGGAAATTATTAGTGATTATGTGGAGAAGCATTACACATAAGCCTTTCACAAGTTTGTACTTAGACTACATTCTGTAAATTAAATGCAAAAATGGTATCTATTGAGTGGATGTCAAATTAGACAATAAAGAACGCCAATTTTAAAACTAGATAGTATCTGACAGGGTTCCTTTTGCCTTTTTTCTATTTGAGAAATTTTTTAATATTGAGATTGACTCTAAGTAGTATAGAGATGTTATTCCAGTATCAAGGACTGAAGTTTCCTGATCTACAATATTTGTACAGTTATGAAATAGACGTAATTTGACATAAAAAGCTTTACTTTTTGAAATTTTGGATTACGTTTAATTTAACATATTTCAGTGGGGAATTTATTGTAAGTAGAAAGAAAGCTTTAAAAATATTAGGTTTTGAATCAAGCGATGCGCCCAGTGAACAAGAAATTAAATCAGCGTATAGAAAATTGGCCTTGAAATATCATCCTGATAAACATTCAGGTGAAAGTGAGGTTGTGAAGAAACAAAATGAGGAGAAATTTAAAAAGCTAGGTACTGCATATGAATTTCTCACTAAGAAAAATATAGAAGGGGTTAAAAATCTAACTGACGAAAATTTAAATGAAATTAATTCGCCTGAAGATTTGAGGTTTTACTTAAGTAGAGCTCTATATAATCAGGATATAAAGTTTCTTGAAAAGCTTTTTTCCAAATTCAAAAGCAGTAAAGATGGAAGATTTGGTGATTACATCAATGAAGAACTTATTTGTATTTACTCTCCATTATCTATTGCTTTAATGCAAGCTAAAGATTCAAGAAATTATAGTATTTTGAAACTTCTTTTAGAAAATGGTGCTGATCCTAATATAAAGCTATTACATAATGAAGCTTCGTTATACTATTGTAGGGTTCTCGACGACAGCAGAATTGTAGAGTTATTGTTACAATATGGTGCTGATCCTAATATGGTAGATAGAAATGGTAAAAATCCGTTGTTTGAAGCGTTTTTGTTTGATGATGATCATACTATGGAAATACTTTTGAAATATGGTGCTAATCCTAATATGTTAGATGAAAATGGTCGAGGTCCATTATATCAAGCAATCAATTGTGACAACGATAAACGCGAAAAATATTTAGAGTTGCTTCTAAAGTATGGTGCAGATCCTAATCAGAAGGTTAATGGCTCCAGAGTTATAGAGTGTGCTCCATATTTCACTAATAATGGTGTAATGAATTTGATTAAAACGCTTACTCTGCCATACGGTAGCAATGATAAAGTTAAAGGGTTGATGGCTGAATACGGTGGAGTTGATAGACGTTATCTACGTGATCAAACGATACTGACTTGTTGTTGCTTAATCGTCGCTTCTGCTACTTTTTTTAGTATAGCTTCTCCTTTGCGCTATGTACCGACAGCAATATTTGCACTTGCTGCATGTTTTTTTATTAAAAATGCTGTACATGCTGCATTTTTTGCAAAAGAACCTTCTACTGAATTTACCGAAGCTAGAGCTTGTCCAGAGATTAGTAAAAGAGGCTATAATATCTAAAGTTTTAGTACTGGGTAAAGATGAGAAAAAAGCATCCAGCAGAGCTAAATCGAAGGGAATGGGCAAGAATAGAAAGCTACTCCAGAGTATCATACAGGAAAGGAGGAAGGTCGTCAAAGTATAGCAAAAGAGAAATATTAGAAGCAATTTTCTATGTATTGTGTACAGGTGTAAATGGCGGTATTTACTAAATGATTTTCCGCTATGGAAAACTGTGTATGATCAGTCAAGTGTTTGTATAGTAATCTGTACAGACTACAGAAAAAGGGGAATCAAAGGCTATTTAAGAAAGTAAAGGGTAGAAAAAGGCATATAATTACAGATACTCAGGGTTTTATACTCTATTGTTACGTAAGCGCTGCTAACGAAAATGATAAAGGTAGTATTAAATAATATAAGAAAAAAATATACTATAGTTAAAAAATGTGATGGGATACCAAGGAGAAAATTTAAAAAATCATATAAAGGAAGAATATGGTCTGGATATTGAGATTGTCAAAAGGCCTTCATGTAGGTTCTAAGTCAACAAAGACACACCGCCTTAGCTACTACCAATGAGGGGTTTAAAGTGCAGCCAAGAAGGTGGGTTGTAGAAAGGACTTTTGCTTTAGGAATAGAAGACTATCGAAAGAATAAGATTTACTCACTGAAAATTTCATATATCTGGCTATGAGTAGAGTTATGTTAAGGAGAGAAATATGCTTGAATTCCCGAACAAGTTCTAATCATTAATGTTATACACGTTCTTTTCTTTTTCTATTCTCTCTTGTTCTTCAATACAATACATAGCAAGCGGATTAGCTTTAAGTCTTTCGACTCCTATTTCTTCTCCCGTTCCATCGCAGTAACCATAAATGCCTAATTTTATTTTTTCCAACGCCTCCTTAATTTTTTCTTTTCTATCTTTTCGGCGCTTAATTAATTCTCCATTTTCACTATCTCTATCAGAATAAATACTACTATCTTCTAGATCTTGTTTCTCCATTTCAGAGAGTATTGATTGTAACTTTAAGCTAAAGTATTCCAGTTGTTTTACGTTCATATATTCTTCATTTTCTGAAGGAACGTAATCTTCCGGTAACTTTATTTTTATTAATTTTTCCATAGCATTATCAATAAAATATATTAAAACTTATATAACTTGTAAACACAAAAAATTATATTACCCTCAAAGTAAACACTATAATTTATAATAAACATTTAAAATCCTGGTATGATTAGTTCGGTAAAAAAATTAGTAATAAATGATAATAATCTTACTTATATAGTATGTATTTTTATTATAATGTTAAGTTTATCTTCATATACACTTGAAAACAATAGTAAACAAGAAGTCATATTAACATTAACATGGATATGTGCTACATTTGTTTTGCAGATCTCTACAAATAATTTATTTACATCTGATTATCATGATGGAATATTAGAGCAAATCTTTGTACAGCCACTCTCTTCTAGGCTAATAGTTGCTTATAAAATCTTCGCTCACTGGTTGTTATTTGGGTTACCGATTTCAGTGATTTCTTTCATGTTCAGCTTTGCAATTCTAGGCAATAATATTGAACATTCAATAGCAGTTGGAGTGTCTTTATTATTTAATACGCTGATAATCATTAATATTTCAGCTACTGGAAATGCATTGATGATTGGTCGAAATAACTTAGCATCAGGAGTGTCGCAAATTCTTGTTTTGCCAATGATAATGCCAACTTTTGTATATTTCAAATTGCTAACTCAATTTGAAAATTTATCCTTGAATATTTATACACTACTAATCACCATCTTAATTTTTGTCATTTTAATTGTTAATAGCACTATAACTACTCACATAGCATTAAAATTTGCTGTGGAGCAGGATTGAAAAAACTTACTAGTTATTTACTTGTATCTGCTTAGTTAAGGGTGTTAACTTAAGTAGAGATGGAGACATTAGACTTCTTGCATGAATTGAAGAGTTACAGCGTGTGAAACCATTATTGGATTTCAGACTGGCTGGTTATGCAAGAAATCTAATATCTATCGAAGAGTCAGAAACTTTTATAACTTACCTTTAATCAACCTAACCCATGCGTGCCAATCTCTCTCACCAAGATTGCTTTCGAAAGACAGAAGATCCTTTACGGCTTTTGAGCAAATTTCTTCACTTGGAATTGACAACCCCCTATTCATTGCTAGCGTCAGGCATTGAGTTTTACAAGCTTGTTCTAAGTGATACGTATAAAACATTGCTTCTTGTATAGTCTGACCACATGTTATAGATCCATGATTGCGCATTAACATCACAAAATTTTCTTTCAAATCAGCTATTAATCTTTTTCCTTCCGTATCATCAAGTGCCAGGGAATTATAATCATGGTAAGATACCTTATTATAAAAGTGCAGCGCCCACTGACTTATTGGGATTAATCCATCCTTGAGAGAAGAAACTGCTACAATAGAAGGTGTATGTAGATGAAAAATTGCTTGAATATCTTTCCTTGCTTGATAAATGAAGCCATGGATTACATAGCCAGTTTTATTATATTGATATTCTTTGCCTTCAATTATATTCCCATCAAACGATACTTTCATCAATGAACTTTCATCTACTTCATCAAAACGTATACCAAACGGATAAACATAAAATGACTTTTTATCTTCAGAACGTACAGAGAGATGAGTATACGTATGATCATCTAATTTAAGATAAGATAAAATCTGATAGGCGTTAACTAGGTCTCTTTTCAACTCACTATTTGTTAATAACATAGCTCTTGACTAAAATTTTCTAAAGATTTATACGTGAAAAAAAGTTTATTACAAACTAAAAGGTGAACCTACGTTAAAATACTAATACCAAAATCCATTACTGACCGAACAAATAAGAAACATTACAAACTCGTTTAATAGTAGTACTGGAAATATTGACAATAAAATTACACAAAACATCTTCAAGTAAACCTATGGTATCGTAGATACTATTGCGTAAAGTATTGTATTTGATATATTGCCACAACCTTTCAACAGGATTCAGTTCCGGTGAATAAGGAGGCAAGTATATGATGGTAATGTTTTCCTGAATTTTCAAACTTTTTGATCTATGCCAACTTGCACAATCCATTACAAGAAAGGCTTCTTTCGTGCCTAAATCTTTCGACATCTGCTCCAGAAATATATTCATACAATCAGTGTTTACATATGGAGCAAGTAGGCTAATTTTCTTACCACTTCTTGGATTTACCGCACTGTAGATATAGAAATTTTGTCTACCAATTTTCATTTTAACCTGTGTTCTGACCCCTTTTTTAAACCATCCGTGTCCGATTTTTGAATGAGTTCCAAATCGTGATTCATCAAAAAAATACCTCCTTTTCAGGGTGGGAATTGACTATTTTATTGAAGTATTTTTTAAACTCTTCTTGCTTGTTTTTATCTTGTTTATGGTGAATTGGCCTCGGTGTTATGTAAGAAAACTTCATCCTTTGTATCTCACGGTGCACTGTTGATTTGCTAATGTTTAGGCCAAATTCCTCTGAGATTTTTATTTGCACTTCCTTAATAGTAATATTTGGATTTCTTTCTACCCATATTTCAATTTGCTCACGTTGATTTTTGTTTAATTTGCTTTTTCTTCGCCGCTGAGACGGGGAAAATAATCTTTCTACTCTACCAAATTTTAGATGCTTTATCCATTCAGTCAAAGCAGTCCTTGAAATTTTACATATTCTTGCCACAGCGCTTATACTACTTTCTTTTCCTGCTATCACCGCTTGTAACTTTTTTGAAACATATGCGTTATTTCTGACCTTTTTTAACATTTCTTTCGCCAAATTTACAACTTTTTCGTCTAATAGTTTTGACCTTAATGCCATTTATACCTCTCTATTTTATCTACTTTAGTATCACTTCTTTCCCATTATTGTCTATCTGTTCTTTATATAGTGGGAATTGGTATTAGGTGCAATCCATTGATATTACAAGAGCGTACTATATCAAAAAAGCAAAGAAAAAATAGGAAGGTTACTAATATAAATAGTATTAAATTTAGGGAGGAAGATTTATTTGTACCACAAAATGCTATAGAGGTAGAAAATTCAAATATGAGTATAAAAGAAGTAGCAGAAGAAATAGTAAGTCAGATGTACAAACTTGGCCAAATTAATAGTGTTTACGCAATAGGCAACGATTTCATATACTGAGGCTCATTTAAATATAGAGCCTCAACTCCATTTAATTTTTGTTTATTTTTTAGTCTATAACGGACTAATAGCCCTGCATGGCTAGCATCCAACTTTGGTAAACTGCAATCCATATATGTAATGCAGTCCGTTTCAGGCTGGAGTTCACTTACTACAGCAGGATTTGATAGCGGTAACAAATTGAAATCAAATAATTGCGTATAAAACTTTTGATCATCTTCGATTATAGCTTTAATATTTTTTTTGCTATTTGCACAAAGTAGCGATATTGCATATGCTTGAGCTTCCAGCGCACTAACCCCATATAACGGCTTATTTGTAGCAAGATTTATACCTTGTGCAGTTGATATACCAACTCTGATTCCAGTAAAACTTCCTGGTCCAACTATCACTGCTAAATGGTCTATTTTATCGTAGCTGTAATTATGCTTATCAAACAAAGTATTCAGTATTTGAAAAAATGATTCTGCATGACTATTGTTTGCAGAATTGCGTTCTACAAAACAATTACCATCGTAATCAATTACTGCTATTGAACTACCAGCACCTACAGTATTAATTGCTAGAATGGACATCACTTAAGCTTATCATAGAGCTTTGTAAACATCATAGTGAACGCACCGTTACCCATAACATTTGCTGAAGTTATTATTGGGTCAAACACTATATACAATGCTGTAATTAATGAAAGCATCTCTGGAGAGAAATTAAGATACTTCTCAAGAACAGGCAACATTACCATAATCCCTCCCGCTGGAACTGCAACAATAGCAAATTTAAATAACAGAAAGTAGAGAAGGAAAGTCACATAGTCTGTTGCAGACAATGCACCACCAAAAGTCATTATCATTGATAGTATTATAATAAAAAAGCAATCACCTACTAAATGAAAGCTAGCAGTTATTGGCACAACAGACGATGCTATATCAGGCTGCTTTACATTTTTTTTGCTTCCTTCAATAGTAAGCGGCATAGCTGCATTACTAGACATTGTGCTCATTGCAGTAATAAATGCAGGTATCATATTGCCTATACTAGCTATCCAGCTTGTGATCTTGAATGAATTTGCTGCTCCATATAAGAGAAAAACATAAAGGTAGGTTACAGATGCTATAATAATAAAAATTATTGAGTAATTCATAAATATTGTAGATAGAACCTGGTCATGCTGCATTTTAAAAGCAAATCCAAGTACAAACATTGGAATAACTGGTGTCAAGAATGTCTTCAAAATAACAAAAATTAAATCTGACATTTTGTGAGAAAGTTCTTTGCTTTTTTTAGGCAGCAAAGTAGACATTATTAAGCTGGACACAAACCCATAAGCAAGAGCACGAAAGTTGGAAAGCATTATCGGTAGCTCAAACGACCATAAAGGTACAATTGTTTCTTCATGCTGTATTACGTTCTGTATTGAATAAGTATTTTGTAAGATAAAGTGCCAAGCAGAATAAGCTATTAGACTTGAGGTAAGGTTCGACAAGAAAATCGTTATAATAATTAACAATATAAACTTTATAGCCGACTGCTTAAGATTGTTAACACTACTAAAGATTAATGCAAAAACAATAAAAGGCATTATAAATAGTAGGATCTCTTTTATACTAAGGCTTATTGAATACAAGAAGGTTTTTACTTCCATTGGAACTAGATGACCAAAAAGTATAACTGAAGTGATAACAGCAAGTAAGGTTAGTAATTGTAACATATTCTAATATAGCGATATCCTATGGAAATACATATGATAAATTAGCTGCTAAGTAAAGTAAAACTGCTTAAAATATTTACATTACCTTCTAGTACTTGAATGAGATTTCAAATTACAACGTTTCCACAAAGTATATAGTTAACATCCACACCTTTGGTCAAGTTCCATTCACGCTTTATTACATTATATTCCATACCAGCCATGTTTTGCAGTGTTACATTGTTCTCTCTTAGATGATTTGCAATTTCTGATGGCTTGAGAAATTTATTCCAACTATGTGTGCCTTTTGGCAGCCAGTTTAATATGTACTCTGCGCCGACTATTGCAAGACAGAAGGATTTAATAGTTCTATTTATCGTCGATATAAAAATTAGCCCTTCTGGCTTCAACAGCTCTATTGCTTTTTTCATGAAAAACTCTAAATTATCTACATGTTCAACCACTTCCATCAACAAAACCACGTCATACTTCTTGTCATTGCTTAGCTCTTCAATGCTAGTGTGTGTGTATTCTATATTTAACCCTACTTTCTTTGCATGCGACTGTGCCACTTTTATGT is from Wolbachia endosymbiont (group B) of Hofmannophila pseudospretella and encodes:
- a CDS encoding IS630 family transposase (programmed frameshift), giving the protein MALRSKLLDEKVVNLAKEMLKKVRNNAYVSKKLQAVIAGKESSISAVARICKISRTALTEWIKHLKFGRVERLFSPSQRRRKSKLNKNQREQIEIWVERNPNITIKEVQIKISEEFGLNISKSTVHREIQRMKFSYITPRPIHHKQDKNKQEEFKKYFNKIVNSHPEKEVFFDESRFGTHSKIGHGWFKKGVRTQVKMKIGRQNFYIYSAVNPRSGKKISLLAPYVNTDCMNIFLEQMSKDLGTKEAFLVMDCASWHRSKSLKIQENITIIYLPPYSPELNPVERLWQYIKYNTLRNSIYDTIGLLEDVLCNFIVNISSTTIKRVCNVSYLFGQ
- a CDS encoding cation:dicarboxylate symporter family transporter, yielding MLQLLTLLAVITSVILFGHLVPMEVKTFLYSISLSIKEILLFIMPFIVFALIFSSVNNLKQSAIKFILLIIITIFLSNLTSSLIAYSAWHFILQNTYSIQNVIQHEETIVPLWSFELPIMLSNFRALAYGFVSSLIMSTLLPKKSKELSHKMSDLIFVILKTFLTPVIPMFVLGFAFKMQHDQVLSTIFMNYSIIFIIIASVTYLYVFLLYGAANSFKITSWIASIGNMIPAFITAMSTMSSNAAMPLTIEGSKKNVKQPDIASSVVPITASFHLVGDCFFIIILSMIMTFGGALSATDYVTFLLYFLLFKFAIVAVPAGGIMVMLPVLEKYLNFSPEMLSLITALYIVFDPIITSANVMGNGAFTMMFTKLYDKLK
- a CDS encoding class II aldolase/adducin family protein — its product is MLLTNSELKRDLVNAYQILSYLKLDDHTYTHLSVRSEDKKSFYVYPFGIRFDEVDESSLMKVSFDGNIIEGKEYQYNKTGYVIHGFIYQARKDIQAIFHLHTPSIVAVSSLKDGLIPISQWALHFYNKVSYHDYNSLALDDTEGKRLIADLKENFVMLMRNHGSITCGQTIQEAMFYTYHLEQACKTQCLTLAMNRGLSIPSEEICSKAVKDLLSFESNLGERDWHAWVRLIKGKL
- the tsaB gene encoding tRNA (adenosine(37)-N6)-threonylcarbamoyltransferase complex dimerization subunit type 1 TsaB, whose protein sequence is MSILAINTVGAGSSIAVIDYDGNCFVERNSANNSHAESFFQILNTLFDKHNYSYDKIDHLAVIVGPGSFTGIRVGISTAQGINLATNKPLYGVSALEAQAYAISLLCANSKKNIKAIIEDDQKFYTQLFDFNLLPLSNPAVVSELQPETDCITYMDCSLPKLDASHAGLLVRYRLKNKQKLNGVEALYLNEPQYMKSLPIA